One genomic window of Streptomyces sp. WP-1 includes the following:
- a CDS encoding LysR family transcriptional regulator, whose translation MNIDLRHLRCFLTVAEEGGFTAAGRRLHLTQPTLTRNIRALEQSLGVKLFERSTRRTELTEKGKALQESLAPLLRQLDSTLRDLQQGEKLRIGFSWGLPEGLSRLAARFGEETGVGVEFIRCDTPQAGLDTGEADLGLLRSASVPKGLRGLRLYEEERIAAVPASWRLAERTELDWAELTDFPLIINTVSGTTFPDMWPAGRRPTVGAECRNFDEWLEQVAVGLGVGTAPVSAARRYTHPAVRLVPLTGAPAVPAYLAHPSHGAHPQAARFADQAWRAADELQA comes from the coding sequence ATGAACATCGATCTGCGCCACCTGCGATGCTTTCTGACCGTGGCGGAGGAAGGGGGATTCACGGCTGCCGGTCGCCGTCTGCATCTCACCCAGCCGACCCTGACCCGCAACATCAGGGCGCTGGAGCAATCCCTGGGTGTGAAGCTCTTCGAGCGCAGCACACGCAGAACGGAGCTGACCGAGAAAGGCAAGGCCCTCCAGGAATCCCTCGCCCCCCTGCTGCGCCAGCTCGATTCGACACTGCGGGATTTACAGCAGGGGGAGAAACTGCGCATAGGGTTCAGCTGGGGACTTCCCGAGGGTTTGTCCCGGCTCGCAGCCCGGTTCGGCGAGGAGACCGGGGTCGGCGTCGAATTCATCCGCTGCGACACCCCCCAGGCCGGACTCGACACCGGCGAGGCCGACCTCGGCCTGCTGCGCAGCGCGTCGGTACCGAAGGGACTGCGCGGCCTGCGCCTGTACGAGGAGGAGCGCATCGCCGCCGTCCCCGCGAGCTGGCGGCTGGCCGAACGCACCGAGCTGGACTGGGCGGAACTCACCGACTTCCCGCTGATCATCAACACCGTCAGCGGCACCACCTTCCCCGACATGTGGCCCGCCGGACGCCGGCCGACGGTCGGCGCCGAGTGCCGCAATTTCGACGAGTGGCTGGAGCAGGTGGCCGTCGGCCTCGGCGTGGGCACCGCACCGGTCTCCGCCGCCCGCCGCTACACCCACCCCGCCGTCCGCCTCGTCCCGCTGACGGGCGCCCCCGCCGTGCCCGCCTACCTCGCCCACCCGTCCCACGGCGCCCACCCCCAGGCCGCACGCTTCGCCGACCAGGCCTGGCGGGCGGCCGACGAGTTGCAGGCGTAG
- a CDS encoding DNA-binding protein, protein MDAAQQEATARARELQRNWYGEPLGALFRKLIDDLGLNQARLAAVLGLSAPMLSQLMSGQRAKIGNPAVVQRVQLLQELAAQVADGSVSAAEATARMDEIKKSQGGSVLSNTTHTTNGSGAPTVKRVVREIQSLLRSVAAASDIIEAADALAPTQPELAEFLRVYGAGRTSDAVAHYQSHQN, encoded by the coding sequence ATGGACGCCGCACAGCAGGAAGCCACCGCAAGAGCGAGAGAGCTTCAGCGGAACTGGTACGGGGAGCCGCTGGGGGCGCTCTTCCGTAAGCTGATCGACGATCTCGGGCTCAACCAGGCCCGGCTCGCGGCGGTTCTGGGGCTGTCCGCCCCGATGCTCTCGCAGCTGATGAGCGGCCAGCGCGCCAAGATCGGCAACCCCGCGGTGGTCCAGCGGGTGCAGCTGCTCCAGGAGCTGGCGGCACAGGTGGCGGACGGCAGCGTCAGCGCGGCCGAGGCGACCGCGCGGATGGACGAGATCAAGAAGTCCCAGGGGGGCTCGGTGCTGAGCAACACCACGCACACGACGAACGGTTCGGGCGCGCCCACCGTCAAGCGGGTCGTCCGCGAGATCCAGTCGCTGCTGCGCTCGGTGGCCGCCGCGAGCGACATCATCGAGGCGGCGGACGCGCTCGCCCCGACCCAGCCCGAACTCGCGGAGTTCCTGCGGGTCTACGGTGCCGGCCGCACCTCCGACGCGGTCGCGCACTACCAGTCGCACCAGAACTGA
- a CDS encoding serine/threonine-protein kinase, translated as MGEMFNGRYELADPIGRGGAGDVWRVWDHRRRRYVAAKVLQQRDAHSLLRFVREQALRIDHPHVLAPASWAADDDQVLLTMDLVAGGSLVRLVNDYGPLPPAFVCVLLDQLLSGLAAVHAEGVVHRDIKPANILLEATGTGRPRLRLGDFGIAMRFGEPRLTETNLVVGTPGYLAPEQLAGSDPDFTADLFAVGLVAVYLLEGARPDAGELVRYFTEHGTPGAPKGIPGPLWEVVATLLQPDPQARYRSATGARKSLAGVIELLPEPSLDDEPIEIFDQLPPLPQGFGPNGPLKNARRPGTAPPPDAVTGSSPGTAPLPDTDTGSLSDTGSFRLPPPALDPTPPPPAVPPPPSTPPTPTPSYGSWPPPPAHPTHQTHPAPAHPGDSITAAYTTPATQTPQAAPASPPLTPRTPAPHGRRARRRPGPPAKAVVPILLLALACYAVGFWALTRV; from the coding sequence ATGGGTGAGATGTTCAACGGCCGGTACGAACTGGCCGACCCGATCGGGCGCGGCGGCGCGGGCGACGTATGGCGCGTCTGGGACCACCGGCGCAGGCGCTATGTGGCCGCCAAGGTGCTCCAGCAGCGCGACGCCCACTCCCTCCTGCGCTTCGTGCGCGAACAGGCCCTGCGCATCGACCATCCCCATGTCCTCGCCCCGGCCAGCTGGGCCGCCGACGACGACCAGGTGCTGCTCACCATGGACCTGGTCGCGGGCGGCTCCCTCGTCCGCCTCGTCAACGACTACGGCCCCCTGCCGCCGGCGTTCGTCTGCGTCCTGCTCGACCAGCTGCTGTCCGGACTCGCCGCCGTGCACGCGGAGGGCGTCGTGCACCGGGACATCAAGCCCGCCAACATCCTTCTGGAGGCGACCGGTACGGGCCGGCCCCGGCTGCGGCTCGGGGACTTCGGCATCGCCATGCGGTTCGGGGAGCCGCGGCTGACCGAGACCAACCTCGTGGTGGGCACGCCCGGTTATCTCGCCCCGGAACAACTGGCGGGCTCCGACCCGGACTTCACCGCCGACCTGTTCGCGGTGGGCCTCGTCGCCGTTTATCTGCTCGAAGGCGCCAGACCCGACGCCGGGGAACTCGTGCGGTACTTCACCGAGCACGGCACCCCGGGCGCGCCCAAGGGCATCCCCGGGCCGCTGTGGGAGGTCGTCGCCACGCTGCTCCAGCCCGATCCACAGGCCCGGTACCGCTCCGCCACGGGGGCCCGCAAGTCGCTCGCCGGGGTCATCGAGCTGCTGCCGGAGCCGTCCCTGGACGACGAGCCGATCGAGATCTTCGACCAACTCCCACCCCTGCCGCAGGGTTTCGGCCCGAACGGCCCGCTGAAGAACGCGCGGAGGCCCGGCACCGCCCCGCCGCCGGACGCGGTCACCGGCTCCTCGCCGGGCACCGCCCCGCTGCCGGACACGGACACCGGCTCGCTGTCGGACACCGGAAGCTTCCGCCTCCCGCCCCCGGCCCTCGACCCCACACCGCCCCCGCCCGCCGTACCGCCGCCGCCCTCCACACCCCCCACACCCACACCGTCGTACGGCTCCTGGCCGCCACCGCCCGCACACCCCACCCACCAGACGCACCCCGCGCCCGCGCACCCCGGCGACAGCATCACCGCCGCTTACACCACCCCGGCCACCCAAACCCCCCAGGCGGCCCCGGCTTCCCCACCCCTCACGCCCCGTACCCCGGCCCCCCACGGTCGCCGCGCCCGGCGCCGTCCGGGTCCCCCGGCCAAGGCCGTCGTCCCGATCCTGCTGCTGGCGCTGGCCTGTTACGCCGTGGGCTTCTGGGCGCTGACCCGCGTCTGA
- a CDS encoding DLW-39 family protein: protein MKKLLLVALAAIGGLLVYRQIQADRAEQDLWTEATDSVPTGS, encoded by the coding sequence GTGAAGAAGCTGCTCCTGGTCGCACTGGCCGCCATCGGCGGGCTCCTCGTGTACCGCCAGATTCAGGCGGATCGCGCCGAGCAGGACCTGTGGACGGAGGCGACTGACTCCGTGCCCACGGGTTCGTGA
- a CDS encoding DUF6344 domain-containing protein — MDRNKVMKLWTAIVTAFLALCTTLGLVSAATAPAAAAPRTESPRTETAPRTAPAIPAPRHWSSTKALPPTMKQRIRAEAHGKSPSCRHRSLDDSELTPEGHETQKARETQETERTGETEAREPSASLDC, encoded by the coding sequence ATGGACCGGAACAAGGTCATGAAGCTGTGGACTGCCATCGTCACCGCCTTTCTCGCGCTGTGCACGACGCTCGGACTCGTGAGCGCCGCCACCGCCCCCGCGGCCGCCGCGCCGCGCACCGAGAGCCCCCGCACCGAGACCGCGCCCCGCACGGCCCCGGCGATCCCGGCACCACGGCACTGGTCCTCCACCAAGGCCCTGCCCCCCACGATGAAACAGCGGATCCGGGCCGAGGCCCACGGCAAATCCCCCAGCTGCCGGCACCGGTCCCTCGACGACAGCGAGCTGACACCGGAGGGCCACGAGACACAGAAGGCCCGCGAGACGCAGGAGACGGAACGGACCGGGGAGACGGAGGCCAGAGAGCCTTCCGCGTCGCTCGACTGCTGA
- a CDS encoding glycosyltransferase: protein MSAAVTRRATVVTVVTAVHAPSARFLPDAWASLCAQELPGGARWEWVIQEDGTTDEVRPYVPEDPRVVFHQGRPGGPGVARTIALAHARGAYVKVLDADDRLTPGALARDLAVLQARPGLGWTTCRVLDLLPDGSTAGFPGDPDEGPLERGTVLRHWKANDFRPPVHPATLCVRRELLAALGGWMALPASEDTGLLLALDAVSRGWFSAEPGLLYRKWEGQVTGQSSHTDPAERTARAAVVEARARALAGLGWTYPAP from the coding sequence GTGAGTGCTGCCGTGACCCGGCGCGCCACCGTTGTCACCGTCGTCACCGCCGTCCACGCCCCCTCGGCCCGGTTCCTGCCGGACGCCTGGGCGTCCCTGTGCGCGCAGGAACTGCCCGGCGGCGCGCGCTGGGAGTGGGTGATCCAGGAGGACGGCACGACGGACGAGGTCCGCCCGTACGTCCCCGAGGACCCGCGCGTCGTCTTCCACCAGGGCAGACCCGGTGGTCCGGGGGTCGCCCGCACGATCGCGCTGGCGCACGCGCGGGGCGCGTATGTGAAGGTCCTGGACGCCGACGACCGGCTCACCCCGGGCGCGCTCGCCCGCGATCTCGCCGTGCTCCAGGCGCGTCCCGGCCTCGGCTGGACCACCTGCCGGGTGCTGGACCTGCTGCCCGACGGCTCCACGGCCGGTTTCCCCGGCGACCCGGACGAGGGCCCGCTGGAACGCGGCACCGTGCTGCGGCACTGGAAGGCGAACGACTTCCGGCCCCCGGTCCACCCGGCGACCCTGTGCGTGCGCCGGGAGCTGCTGGCCGCGCTCGGCGGCTGGATGGCGCTGCCCGCCTCCGAGGACACCGGGCTGCTGCTGGCGCTGGACGCGGTGAGCCGCGGCTGGTTCTCGGCCGAGCCAGGGCTGCTCTACCGCAAGTGGGAGGGCCAGGTCACCGGCCAGTCGTCCCACACCGACCCCGCCGAGCGCACGGCACGCGCGGCGGTCGTGGAGGCCAGGGCGCGCGCACTGGCCGGCCTCGGCTGGACGTATCCGGCGCCGTAA
- a CDS encoding ferredoxin encodes MKVTVDRAACYGSAECAFRAPAVFAFEDGYGVVLPGKEDAADEPGVREAAERCPSQAIVLGD; translated from the coding sequence ATGAAGGTCACCGTCGACCGCGCCGCGTGTTACGGATCGGCGGAGTGCGCGTTCCGGGCCCCGGCCGTGTTCGCCTTCGAGGACGGCTACGGCGTGGTGCTCCCCGGCAAGGAGGACGCCGCCGACGAACCGGGGGTCCGGGAGGCGGCGGAACGGTGCCCCTCGCAGGCGATCGTGCTCGGCGACTAG
- a CDS encoding AAA family ATPase: MGSDSGARTAFAERLALLYKEAGNPPLKSVAEAVGRLQRVDERGRPVRVSAQRISDWRRAKNVPAQFTALAAVLQILIPEARRARPHPVSTGLYDLAHWQRQWERALADPVGDRAAPPASPAEENGRPPAQAPPVTGGVCPYRGLAPYRQKDARWFFGRERSTDAIIAQLRTADRTGGLVMLVGASGAGKSSLLNAGLVPAIAGGALADAGPTPRPDGEPGQRTPVVQLVPGADPLAELIRRIPDLAPVAAEARAAERAATARQETAEGTVSAGAEAPRIVRGARAAATAWASREAPPGVRPVIIVDQFEEAFTLCPDEADRRTFIQLLHAACTPPFGASGPAPVLVVLGIRADFYEQCLGYPELADALQHRHMVLSPLTSGELRDAVTGPAKAVGLELEPGLAELIVREVSADGPRGAHDAGVLPLLSHALLATWQRRKGGRLTLAGYRAAGGIQGAVAATAERAWSGLDPAARTAARLLLLRLVRLGEDTVATRRRGTRRQLAQESADPGKTEESLEALVRARLVTLDAETVEITHEALLHAWPRLRHWIDDNRNDHLLRQRLEEDGRSWEDSERDSSLLYRGSRLEQARAWARSAGDTYLTRSAVEFLAASVRLRKRTVWLSRAAVAALVVLALVAGGSAVIAWQQRDDAVFEQVLAEADRVQRTDPSLAAQLDLVAHHLRPGDKGAYSRLISIVNAPLATPLSGHTGAVYLTSFSPDGHTLATASYDRTVRLWNVTDPARPRPLGGPLTGHSSWVSSAVFRPDGRVLASAGDDGTIRLWNVADPARPTTLGTPLAGHSGTIYLVAFSPDGHTLASAGEDGTVRLWDVADPAHPTALAVLRGPTAAVRSVAFSPDGRTLAAGGDDRTVRLWKVTDPRRPAPLGVLRGHTDIVHSVAFSPDGHTLASGSADDTVRLWNVTDPAAAKPLGAPLTGHTGPVWSVAFSPDGGRLAAASADSTASLWNVSDPNSPSQIGEPLAGSSGEMYALGFSPDGRTLATGSGDAKVRLWSIPTSDMIGRSGAFSPNGRMLATTARDGRLRLWNVAHPGRPVRLGPPFFSGDGADTLVFSPNGRTLAVLTGEQKVYLWNVSDPAHPFQPGPPLPLRTRFMGPNALAFSPDGKTLATANDDRTIRLWNVSDPARPAPLGAPLAGHHGYINALVFSPDGHTLASGSADSTIRLWNVTDPASVTPLGAPLTQHAGPVNALAFTPDGKALASGSDDDTVRLWDVTDPASVEPLGDPLTGHTEAVTSLTFDADGKTLASGGDDNTVRLWNVTDPTAARPIGQSMTPNAKTGTFLSFSPGSRVLGVSSGPDTVRLWDLDAGTAIDHICSVTRHVLTPAKWQEYLPRLSYDPPCDH; encoded by the coding sequence TTGGGTTCCGACTCAGGGGCACGCACAGCTTTCGCCGAGCGCCTCGCGCTGCTCTACAAGGAGGCCGGAAACCCTCCCCTGAAAAGCGTCGCCGAGGCGGTCGGCCGGTTGCAGCGGGTCGACGAACGCGGCCGCCCGGTACGGGTGTCCGCGCAGCGGATCAGCGACTGGCGGCGGGCCAAGAACGTGCCGGCCCAGTTCACCGCGCTCGCCGCGGTGCTCCAGATCCTGATCCCGGAGGCGCGCCGCGCCCGCCCGCACCCGGTCTCCACGGGCCTGTACGACCTCGCCCACTGGCAGCGCCAGTGGGAGCGCGCGCTGGCCGACCCGGTGGGCGACCGCGCCGCGCCGCCCGCCTCGCCCGCCGAGGAGAACGGCCGGCCACCCGCCCAGGCCCCGCCCGTCACCGGCGGCGTGTGCCCGTACCGGGGGCTCGCGCCCTACCGGCAGAAGGACGCGCGCTGGTTCTTCGGCCGGGAGCGCAGCACCGACGCGATCATCGCCCAGCTGCGCACGGCGGACCGTACCGGCGGCCTGGTGATGCTCGTCGGCGCCTCGGGCGCGGGCAAGTCCTCGCTGCTGAACGCCGGCCTGGTCCCGGCGATCGCGGGCGGCGCCCTGGCCGACGCCGGGCCCACCCCGCGGCCGGACGGCGAGCCCGGACAGCGCACCCCCGTCGTCCAGCTGGTGCCCGGCGCCGATCCGCTCGCCGAGCTGATCCGCCGTATCCCCGATCTCGCCCCCGTGGCCGCCGAGGCGCGCGCGGCCGAGCGGGCGGCCACGGCCCGCCAGGAGACCGCCGAGGGCACCGTGTCCGCGGGGGCCGAGGCGCCCCGGATCGTGCGCGGCGCGCGGGCCGCGGCCACCGCGTGGGCGAGCCGCGAGGCACCGCCGGGGGTCCGGCCGGTGATCATCGTGGACCAGTTCGAGGAGGCGTTCACGCTCTGCCCGGACGAGGCGGACCGCCGTACCTTCATCCAGCTGCTGCACGCCGCCTGCACCCCGCCCTTCGGCGCGTCCGGACCCGCCCCCGTCCTGGTGGTGCTCGGCATACGGGCCGACTTCTACGAGCAGTGCCTCGGCTACCCGGAACTGGCCGACGCGCTCCAGCACCGGCACATGGTGCTCTCCCCGCTGACCAGCGGCGAGCTGCGCGACGCGGTGACCGGTCCGGCCAAGGCGGTGGGCCTGGAGCTGGAGCCCGGTCTCGCCGAGCTGATCGTGCGCGAGGTGAGCGCCGACGGCCCGCGCGGGGCGCACGACGCGGGCGTGCTCCCGCTGCTCTCGCACGCCCTGCTGGCCACCTGGCAGCGCCGCAAGGGCGGAAGGCTGACGCTGGCCGGCTACCGCGCGGCGGGCGGCATCCAGGGCGCCGTCGCCGCGACCGCCGAACGCGCCTGGTCGGGGCTCGACCCCGCCGCCCGTACGGCCGCCCGGCTGCTCCTGCTGCGCCTGGTGCGGCTCGGCGAGGACACCGTGGCCACCCGGCGGCGCGGCACCCGGCGGCAGCTGGCCCAGGAGTCGGCGGACCCCGGCAAGACCGAGGAGTCCCTGGAGGCGCTGGTCCGGGCCCGGCTGGTGACGCTGGACGCGGAGACCGTGGAGATCACCCACGAGGCGCTGCTGCACGCCTGGCCCCGGCTGCGGCACTGGATCGACGACAACCGCAACGACCATCTGCTGCGCCAGCGCCTGGAGGAGGACGGCCGGTCCTGGGAGGACTCGGAGCGGGACAGCTCGCTGCTGTACCGGGGCTCCCGGCTCGAACAGGCCCGCGCCTGGGCGCGCTCGGCGGGCGACACGTATCTGACCCGCAGCGCGGTGGAGTTCCTGGCCGCCTCGGTACGGCTGCGCAAGCGCACGGTGTGGCTGAGCCGGGCGGCGGTGGCGGCCCTGGTGGTGCTCGCGCTGGTCGCGGGCGGCTCCGCGGTGATCGCCTGGCAGCAGCGCGACGACGCCGTTTTCGAACAGGTGCTCGCCGAGGCGGACCGGGTGCAGCGCACCGACCCCTCGCTCGCCGCCCAGCTGGACCTGGTCGCCCACCATCTGCGCCCCGGCGACAAGGGCGCGTACAGCAGGCTGATCTCCATCGTGAACGCGCCGCTGGCCACCCCGCTGTCCGGCCACACCGGCGCCGTCTACCTGACCTCCTTCAGCCCCGACGGCCACACCCTGGCCACGGCCAGCTACGACCGGACCGTACGGCTGTGGAACGTCACCGACCCGGCCCGGCCCCGCCCCCTCGGCGGGCCCCTGACCGGGCACTCCAGCTGGGTGAGCAGCGCGGTGTTCCGCCCCGACGGGCGGGTGCTGGCCAGCGCGGGCGACGACGGCACGATCCGGCTGTGGAACGTCGCCGACCCGGCCCGCCCCACCACGCTCGGCACCCCCCTGGCCGGCCACTCGGGCACCATCTACCTGGTCGCCTTCAGCCCCGACGGGCACACCCTCGCCTCCGCGGGCGAGGACGGCACGGTACGGCTGTGGGACGTCGCCGACCCGGCGCACCCCACCGCGCTCGCCGTGCTGCGCGGGCCCACCGCGGCCGTGCGCAGTGTCGCCTTCAGCCCCGACGGGCGCACCCTCGCGGCGGGCGGCGACGACCGCACGGTCCGGCTGTGGAAGGTGACCGACCCGCGCCGGCCGGCCCCGCTGGGCGTGCTGCGCGGCCACACCGACATCGTGCACTCGGTCGCGTTCAGCCCGGACGGGCACACCCTGGCCAGCGGCAGCGCGGACGACACCGTACGGCTGTGGAACGTCACCGACCCGGCCGCGGCGAAACCGCTCGGCGCGCCCCTGACCGGGCACACCGGGCCCGTCTGGTCGGTGGCCTTCAGCCCCGACGGCGGGCGGCTCGCCGCCGCGAGCGCGGACAGCACGGCCAGCCTGTGGAACGTCAGCGACCCAAACTCCCCCTCGCAGATCGGCGAGCCCCTCGCGGGCAGCAGCGGCGAGATGTACGCGCTGGGCTTCAGCCCCGACGGCCGCACCCTCGCCACCGGCAGCGGGGACGCCAAGGTGCGCCTATGGTCGATCCCGACCTCGGACATGATCGGCCGCAGCGGGGCGTTCAGCCCCAACGGGCGGATGCTGGCCACGACCGCGCGCGACGGGCGGCTGCGGCTGTGGAACGTGGCGCACCCGGGGCGCCCGGTGCGGCTGGGCCCGCCGTTCTTCAGCGGCGACGGCGCCGACACCCTCGTCTTCTCGCCCAACGGCCGCACCCTGGCCGTCCTCACGGGCGAGCAGAAGGTGTACCTGTGGAACGTCTCCGATCCGGCCCACCCCTTCCAGCCCGGCCCGCCGCTGCCGCTGCGGACCCGCTTCATGGGCCCCAACGCCCTCGCCTTCAGCCCCGACGGGAAGACCCTGGCCACGGCCAACGACGACCGGACGATACGGCTGTGGAACGTGTCCGACCCGGCCCGCCCGGCCCCGCTGGGCGCGCCGCTGGCCGGCCACCACGGCTACATCAACGCGCTCGTCTTCAGCCCCGACGGACACACCCTGGCCAGCGGCAGCGCGGACAGCACCATCCGGCTGTGGAACGTCACCGACCCGGCCTCCGTCACACCGCTGGGCGCCCCGCTCACCCAACACGCCGGCCCGGTCAACGCGCTGGCCTTCACCCCGGACGGCAAGGCACTGGCCAGCGGCAGCGACGACGACACGGTCCGGCTGTGGGACGTCACCGACCCGGCCTCGGTCGAACCGCTGGGCGACCCGCTCACCGGCCACACCGAGGCGGTCACCTCGCTGACCTTCGACGCGGACGGCAAGACGCTGGCCAGCGGCGGCGACGACAACACGGTCCGGCTGTGGAACGTCACCGACCCCACCGCGGCGCGGCCGATCGGCCAGTCCATGACGCCCAACGCCAAGACCGGCACCTTCCTGTCCTTCAGCCCCGGCAGCCGCGTCCTCGGCGTCTCCAGCGGCCCCGACACGGTCCGCCTGTGGGATCTGGACGCCGGCACGGCCATCGACCACATCTGCTCGGTCACCCGGCACGTCCTGACCCCCGCCAAGTGGCAGGAGTACCTTCCGCGCCTGTCCTACGACCCTCCGTGCGACCACTGA
- a CDS encoding DUF3566 domain-containing protein, whose amino-acid sequence MSGATGAGSAGTSTGTETDGGGRGSAAHAGTATDPQTTNLKPVRASAADASGTSAPQGGTVTDTRGPAAAGEAQSASPLPGERRPEQPGGPYHPPQAYPAQPAAGGVRRPRTGVRTAPRTRKARLRVAKADPWSVMKVSFLLSIALGICTIVASAVLWMVMDAMGVFSTVGGTISEATGSNEANGFDLQSFLSLPHVLMFTTIIAAIDVVLATALATLAAFIYNLSAGFVGGVELTLAEDE is encoded by the coding sequence GTGAGCGGAGCCACGGGCGCCGGATCGGCCGGTACCTCCACGGGTACGGAGACGGACGGCGGCGGCCGTGGCTCCGCCGCGCATGCGGGGACGGCCACCGACCCGCAGACGACCAACCTGAAGCCGGTGCGGGCGTCCGCGGCGGACGCCTCCGGCACGTCTGCACCCCAGGGGGGAACTGTGACGGACACCCGAGGCCCGGCCGCGGCCGGGGAGGCGCAGTCGGCGTCTCCGCTCCCCGGGGAGCGCCGCCCCGAGCAGCCCGGCGGGCCGTACCACCCGCCGCAGGCCTACCCGGCGCAGCCGGCGGCCGGCGGGGTACGGCGCCCCCGCACCGGGGTGCGTACCGCGCCACGCACCCGTAAGGCGCGGCTGCGGGTGGCCAAGGCCGACCCGTGGTCGGTGATGAAGGTCAGCTTCCTGCTCTCCATCGCGCTCGGCATCTGCACGATCGTCGCCTCGGCGGTGCTGTGGATGGTCATGGACGCGATGGGCGTGTTCTCCACGGTCGGCGGGACGATCTCGGAGGCGACCGGCTCGAACGAGGCGAACGGCTTCGACCTGCAGTCCTTCCTCTCGCTTCCGCACGTCCTGATGTTCACGACGATCATCGCGGCCATCGATGTCGTCCTGGCCACCGCGCTGGCCACGCTCGCGGCCTTCATCTACAACCTCTCCGCGGGCTTCGTCGGCGGCGTCGAGCTGACCCTCGCCGAGGACGAGTGA